AGTGCACATAAGCCAAAAGACAGACAAGGATTTCAAAATTACCAAGTAAGCATCATGATTTGCAATTATCCTCTGGGATACTGATGTTGTTGTTATACTTTTAGGGCTttcaagcaatttgaaaatCCCCATGCTCTTGGGAACAGAATAAGGATCGCTTTCACCCTGTGTGGTACAAATCATCCCATTCAATAAGTCAATTTCCGCTTGCATAGACAAAAGTTTACAGTgatcaaatttgaagaaaaatccatCAACTTACAGTTAACGAGGAGTTGTACTCGGAAACTGTCCCATGCACAACCAATGAAATGTTGAAAGTTGTTATCTGTCAATGTAAGAATATGGATCTCAGATACAGTGATCAACACATCTAATTCAGACTGCATCAGAAGGATTACATTATTCTTAACAAAGTCAAGTTAGTCAAGGATGTGTACGAGAAAATGTCCAATTTACCGTCTGAATCATTTTAATCTGGGAACAGGTTCTATTTATTGTTCTTCCAATTGCTTACCTTAGGTATGTATGATAAAACTTATTGATATATCACACACATGCCAGCATGTATTGGATCCATGGCCTCCACCACAATTGTACGGTATGCTTATCTAAAGTAATGAATACAAGTGGCAAGCATGTCACGAATCTATGCACATTCCCAAGCAGCAATAAAGTTGGAAAATTTATTGTTCAAGGTAGAAACATAACTACTACGATGACATTTACATATTATAATCCCATTCAAGGCCAGGAAGAAACATCATGAACATGTTGACTGAAGAAACTGTACATAAAACCAAGAGAAGCCGTGCCTCTGAAGAATGAAAACAGTTGCTCATGGTTGTACATACAAATACAATGACTTGGtataaaaagcaaaagaaagataTATGCATTTACTCACCATGTCCATGGTAACTTCCCAGGGAGCACCAATGATTACTTCATCAACATAACGGCAACCCAATACACTAAGACTACGTTCGTGTAAATGCATAATTGGATACTTCCCTCTGTGTTCACTgcatttaaccaaattttattattttagtttttggtcTTTTTACAAGTTTACTTTTGTTGACTAAAGTAGACAGCAAGATAAACACAATTCCGTAATTATACCAATGAATGAATTGatctcaaatcaagaaaatggaATTACCAGGCAGTCTCATCATTGTGGATGCCAACTAGTAGAAAGTCTCCGAGCTGCCTAGCATTCTTCAGAATCTGAGCAAGCAACCAAAAAAGGAGAAACAGCCTTCATATGATAAAATGATGAGAAAAAGATTTGATAACTGTTCATACAGAAAGGGGGATGCTGTAATGAATCTCCACAGCATAGAATTGCCAAAAGGGAGGGGGTGTGAACATCACATGGCAACATTCAGTTGTTTACATACAAGCATACTGTTCAAGCGTTGCCACAAGGTCAAACCTTAACCCAAGGCTTCCATAGGTAGCCTTACAACTAATGGTTAGCAGAGAACTGTCCCAATTCACAACTTCATTTCGTAAATTAATCCAATGGTAGTATCTATTTCACCCTTACAGCGATGGAACTAACGCATGATTTGTGGTGAGTAAACCAGGCTAAATATATGAATGAGTCATGCTGGAGTGCATTATGATAAAAGGCTATATGGAAGGCTATATGGAAGGCTATTTAGAAATTACTCCAAGTTTATATTGAAGATAGAAAACATCTAGGAAGATGTAGAATACTGCCATTTCTAGATGCGCCCCAAACTTTGTAATACAAAATAGGTAAATGCACTACAAAGATCCAACTTAAACCATCATAAAAATTAAGACGTTTACAGAAGTAATTCaaagataataattataccTCAACATGTCCTGCATGAAAGAGATCAAATGCCCCATCAATGTACACAACACGAGCATTTGGTCCAGGTCCCTGAGAATATGAAAGGTGTTATGGaggataaaaaaacaatatgcataaaaaagaaacaaaaaacaaaatttccaCCACCTCCATATGTTATCGCTGcacattaaaataaatatgaaataaatgaaaagtCAATACTGAGTTACCCTGCAAAATGGTTTACTGTGTTACTCACACACTCCCGCGGATTCGCTGATGCTTTGCTCTTTATATAAATTAGTAAAGAATCAATGAAGGACTAAATGCGGattacttttgttttttccaTTCTTGTCATTTCAACAGAGTCATAACTATTTCACATGGTGACTTCTTGATCTTTACATGTACCAAAAAACAGGTCCATTTGTTCCCTTCCAAAGGTATTTATTCTCACATGTCACTAGATGCACTTGAGCCAAGATCCTAGAAAGAAGTTTAGTCTAATGTATGAAATACTTAAGACTTAACagaacaaaaatacaaaatgtaaaatttaaaaGTGCCAATATAGCAAGTGAGGCACACCTTTCCATTAGAGAATTGCACAATGCGCCGGGATGTTGGTAGAAATTGAGATAAACTGGCACTCTTGGGTTGATTTTCTGGGGTTTTATGCAAGGATGTCTCAGTTTGATTTTCACCATCATTTGTATCctttaaagaagaaagaatcctCCCTACACATGATTATTATTAGAccaattgaaaacaagaaaacaatttCAGTATACAACATTTTAACTATATAGGCAGATCATTGATCAAATATCTTCACTTCTAGCAAGCTTGACCACAAAAAAGTCACAAAGCAGAATTGCATAATAAGTACCGAGTCATTTTAAACAAAAGGGGGAACCTCTGAAGGAGATGAAGAGAATCATAGTACCTACAATATCTGTGCTGGAGACACCTTCAGTGCGTTTAATCTGCTTGTAGCGGCCAGCTTTTTTCGCCAAGGCGTAAGCATCGGTTCCATCCGGCAGCAGGCAAGGATCATCACCATGTATGATATAGTCAATCTTATGCTCACTGAAGAGTCTGCCCATGAATTGCTCAGTAATTTCATAAGGAGCATTCGGTATGACTTCATCCACCCACTTCAAACCACTCACGAGAGCCAATCTAGATAGAAATAAGTAGGTACATAATATACATTGATCTTATCAAATTTTAACAAAGGCCACATAAGGTATGCACCAGGAGATTATACAACGTTTGCAAGTCTTTCTATTGGAACAATAAAAGGTACAAGCGGACCAAACAGTGCATTATAATTCTAAGGATTGCCGAATAACACTATTAGGGAACCTAACTCCGCAAACCATGCGAATAACGTActttatatgcatgtataagaTATAACAACATATTCTATAACTTAAGTTGGTATGTAAGTAACAAAAGGTGCAACTCGAACTCAGATAGGAATGTTTTCGGCATTCAAACATAAAAGCGTGTTCTTGAGAAATGAGTATGTTAACATGCATAATTATGTTAATAAACCCTAACCTCTCTTCCATGGATAAAACAGGTGGACCTTTATTGGCAATAATCTCCTCATCGCTAACAACGCCCACCACCAACTCATCTCCCAAAGCCTTGGCTTGCCTCAATGCATTGGCATGGCCATAATGCATGAGATCAAAGCAACCATCCATGTAAACCCGAATGTGCTTCTTATCACATTTCTTCTTATGAAAGATCCCTGAATCAGACCATAAATACGGCAACTGGGGCACCGTAATTCCACCAAAATAGCTCGTGGACAAGCCGAGCAAGGCGGCCGTGAGCATTAGACCGCCAAATACATGCGGGTGGTTGTACATTCCATCCCAAATCCAGTTGTTAGTTTCATATTCCATGGTGGCACCCTTTTTCTTCTTGCCTTATAATCTCCTTTGATCTCTTTGCTTAGCAGGAGGAGACACAAAACCTGAAGCCACAATAGCACAAAGCTAATCAGAAATCAACATTGCTTTTATTACTTTAAATTAGATTTAAACACCacgaaaactaaagaaaaaaagatgaaaatacTAAACAAATCTAGAGCTTGAAAATaccaaattaaaccaaaatgtaagaaaaaaattcagatgtTAAAAGAGACTTGGAAATGGATTAAAGTTGAATTGTGAAGGGATGCAAATCCTAAGCGTATGGAGAAATTAATGATGCCAAAGATTCGATAGAATTATTGAGCAAATTCAAATTACGAAATTTATTTCTGAACCTAAACCAGAAACCCACCTGAAATTCACCTAgaatacaaaaaattaaaaatagcgGTGCATtaatggagagagagaaaatgggaAGAAAACCATGGAACTGAAAattccagaagaaaaaaaaagtgataaaattcaagaaatgaGCATTAATCATGGTGACCCAGATCTAGAAAAGTGGTTGTTTACCCAGAAAATTGGAAAAGTTCTTACCTTTTTGTGATCGAGCTTTGTGTCTCCTCtcctcttttgctttctctccCTCCTGGTTTTTTTTGGTGATCTGAAGAAATTGCAATgggaaagaaacaaagaaaacaagacaAGCAAGCCTTTCCCCTTCCCAcgagttttctttttctttttttttatctgaCGACAAGGCTCTCTCTCCgtctttttcattttgtttggtCAGAGTTCCCACTTTTTCTGGAattggatcctcgccggatctaaTTGctgggatcctagggatcaacCTACGTGGGTTGTTGATAAAAAATTGTACGGTCACAATTAAATGTTTTAAAAGTAAAACAGTCTCGTTTTacgtaaaaatataaaaaagaaaaaaattatgaccaCACGATTTTTTATCAACAACCCATATGAGTTGATTCCTAGGATCCCCATGAAttagatccggcgaggatccaatTCCACTTTTTCTATTATTACTGAATGAATCAAATGAAATGTTTACCTTGTGGGACGGGTCCCATTACACTGTAGCACTACGTCAGCCGTCAACCTTCCGTTCAAAATTTTGAACGTGTCATGTTTTATATAGATTGGCGGTAATGCCTATTATCTTAACGGGTGAGGTGGTATTGTATCCTACCTATTATCTTAATGGGTTTTTAACAAATCATGTCATTTTGCCTGTTAAAATTAACAAGTAAAATGACTAGATCTGTTAAAACCCtttaataaaacagaaaatttaGGGATGTAGTCAAACTAAGattttaaggaattttaaaagtGATAGATTTTGTAACGACCCTtccctaaaaattatgatttttataatttttaaatgtgaatttATGGAAATACCCTTCGAGGCAAAGATGTTGACTTTTGTGGACCGTCTTGTCAAGTCATGTAAGGTTGGTTTTCTTGATGTAttctcgtagtactcgtcactaCGAACACGTGGGCGCAAACAAAATGTAATTTGAAGTTATAACGAAGATTCTACAAATCTTTAAACGTCGAGGATATTTTGGgtaaattgataattaattgAACTTGTGGTAGTTTGTCGGACCGTTGGATGAGTGCCACGTGGGGCCACCCCTACTTTTCTGGaacactctctctttctttttcttctttcttccgtAGCTCTTCTCTCTACTCTCTTAACTCTCTCTCGGCTCTTCCATTCTCTCACGAAACaaaccaccatcatcaccaaATCTTTCAGCTTGTTGAACATCAAAACCACCATTATCTACATGTCTTCACCACCATAAACCcagttttgagttttgtttcattgaaaaCGAACCCGAAACACGAGTTTGAAAAACAAGGTTTTGGGCCGAGACTTCTAGGCGTGATTCAGATAATGTCCAACCATATTTTAAACTCCAAACATGTATAAATCGATTCCTCTCGTCGATTAgataaattttcatgtttggatcgTTTAATTTGGTGAAcaaatgagaaagttataacGATTTAAAGTTTGCCCAGTTTCCGGCAACCTTCGCCACATTCGAGTCATTTTCCGGTCAAATCACGATGAGATAGCCAACTTCCAGGGTaccaatctcttcgtctcatcgGGAACTATGATTTGCGTTTTTGAAAAACgtaattttgttgagtattgacaaagttatggacgtTGAAAGGTTGCCCAGAAAATTTGGTGAATTTCCCTGTTTTCCTGCGGACAGCCGTTTTTCAGGCCATTTTCTGGCCATCTCTGGCGACCATTTGGACTCCAAGCAGGTATAATGTTTTTCTATACATCTCTAGCTTCGATTTGGTATATTATGAgtcgaatttggttgagaaacaagTGAGATATGGAGTTCTAAAGATTGCCCaggaaatctgcaaaatctgcagaaCGTGACGAAGTTCCATTAAGGTCCGCCACTTGATTAGAATTGTAATCgacgatctgaccgttggatcgtcaccaaactttaatacattatagtacgtaatatttaaggaccataggaacttacagatcgggaatccgacATATGGATCTTTCCGAATTAGacttgtaagttcgtaaaataaaacgttgaccgccagttgaatttgcaattggcggagatccaaccgttggatcgtaatgaaattttagtatgttattctagaagaataatgtggatctttggaagttaaaAATCATAAATCCGAGgagcggatcttccggatcgagttacgtagtgttgtggaccctaccatcGACCATTTATTGattgttgacttttggtcaatgggttacaaatcattctagaacatcCTTGGGGGATCTATTTTATGTAAGTTGCGTGTTTTATCAATAAGAATTTTGAGATgtggtttgataattgttctaggcgccgatcgttcgtGATGCCTCGATGTTTGTGCTATggagttgtagcgcggactccaagtgagtgggcttttggttttctatatatacgtatatatgttttccattttcctagaaattgttttaaatgaatttatgtttttaaatgccatgacattttagtatatgcattagtatagatatgcatTAGTATATGCATATTAGTATATACATTTTAGTATTTACGTTTTTAATCCTCTTtcaattgcattacattttagtatatgcattagtatagatatgcatattattgcatgacGCTGCGGAcgcccaggtaagcttcaggtgagtgcATATTGAAGATAGTGATTGcagtgtgtatggttatgtttagatgcatttagtgctcattatcctgcacccctggtgttagtgctatGCCTAAggccagggcctagccttcacgtgattgttcacttcccgcaccacacgctcactttggatccaagccaagtgccagcctgtcgtacaaaccacatttggtggttccgactcgtaggtgactcgcGATACTTCACACAATCTTTATGTAATCGTATCACTTGAACGTatctatttacacccagcctgtcgtacaaaccacattaagtggtt
The nucleotide sequence above comes from Malus sylvestris chromosome 16, drMalSylv7.2, whole genome shotgun sequence. Encoded proteins:
- the LOC126607919 gene encoding ethanolamine-phosphate cytidylyltransferase-like; translated protein: MEYETNNWIWDGMYNHPHVFGGLMLTAALLGLSTSYFGGITVPQLPYLWSDSGIFHKKKCDKKHIRVYMDGCFDLMHYGHANALRQAKALGDELVVGVVSDEEIIANKGPPVLSMEERLALVSGLKWVDEVIPNAPYEITEQFMGRLFSEHKIDYIIHGDDPCLLPDGTDAYALAKKAGRYKQIKRTEGVSSTDIVGRILSSLKDTNDGENQTETSLHKTPENQPKSASLSQFLPTSRRIVQFSNGKGPGPNARVVYIDGAFDLFHAGHVEILKNARQLGDFLLVGIHNDETACEHRGKYPIMHLHERSLSVLGCRYVDEVIIGAPWEVTMDMITTFNISLVVHGTVSEYNSSLTGESDPYSVPKSMGIFKLLESPKSITTTSVSQRIIANHDAYLKRNAKKKESEKKYYAQKTYVSGD